From the genome of Vicia villosa cultivar HV-30 ecotype Madison, WI linkage group LG2, Vvil1.0, whole genome shotgun sequence, one region includes:
- the LOC131652474 gene encoding ribonuclease 1-like: MNKLLSFIVFLSLFLSSAAYYEFFILSMQWPPAYCRAKSCVQNPSRFSIHGMWPANKTNPQPSKCFNNDQAKTTLNRNMISATASAELPTSWPNLVGDNFEFWEREWLEHGTCSYSTFNQTQYFDQANTIWKGLQLFDILQKDGISPSTTEYHKRADFEMAIGKAIGKQLGDKFRIEFHCSEKNPELLEIRLCRNHAGSDYTGCKMYGNCGSTFKWKP, translated from the exons ATGAACAAACTTCTAAGTTTTATTGTCTTTCTATCCTTGTTTTTGAGCTCTGCAGCTTATTATGAGTTCTTCATATTGTCAATGCAGTGGCCACCTGCTTACTGCAGGGCCAAGAGTTGTGTCCAGAACCCGAGCAGGTTCAGTATTCATGGAATGTGGCCTGCAAACAAGACAAATCCTCAGCCAAGCAAGTGCTTCAACAATGATCAAGCAAAGACAACATTAAACAGAAATATG ATTTCTGCAACAGCATCAGCTGAGCTACCTACTTCATGGCCAAATTTAGTAGGAGACAATTTTGAATTTTGGGAAAGGGAGTGGTTAGAACATGGAACCTGTTCATACTCGACATTTAACCAAACTCAGTATTTTGATCAAGCAAATACTATTTGGAAGGGGTTACAACTTTTTGATATACTTCAAAAAGATGGCATTTCCCCAAGTACCACTGAGTATCATAAGAGAGCAGACTTTGAAATGGCCATAGGTAAGGCCATAGGTAAGCAACTTGGAGATAAGTTTAGGATTGAGTTTCATTGTTCTGAAAAAAACCCTGAGCTATTAGAGATTAGGTTGTGTAGAAATCATGCTGGGAGTGACTACACGGGCTGTAAGATGTATGGCAATTGTGGAAGTACATTTAAATGGAAGCCGTGA
- the LOC131652473 gene encoding F-box/kelch-repeat protein At3g06240-like — MEKYTAVTEAIEEIEVTNNVHIPDDLAFSILSKLPLKSLKRFQCVRKSWSLLFENPPFMNILRNHFTSNKHSDYGDTFLFLTAADPPLTYGAFYLLSDEKFENGIKFQLPPPFQEDDTSLYILSSVCINGIFCIGQNTSRGRVNSFRAVLWNPATSDFMLIPSSPDENVPPYRSPYFDFNGFGYDHVRDDYKLIRYISFFPVTDEDEDMPLEDKSYEPLLEIYSLRSNSWRILEIDMLDIRDFYYTHPRTGVYLDGVCHWLGTKDLYEIEGCLVSFDLSNEVLFVTPILLDIEEICDSTCDSVCIQRHLVVLNESVALISSCLKTTTFHILILGELGVKESWIKLFIVGPAPSMEYPIGVGKKGDICFKQENNELVWLDLSTMITTMIGVKGVIYGCQTGIYKESLLSIGGFNS, encoded by the coding sequence ATGGAGAAATATACAGCAGTGACTGAGGCGATTGAAGAGATAGAGGTAACAAACAATGTTCATATTCCTGATGATCTCGCCTTTTCCATTCTATCTAAATTACCTCTTAAATCCTTGAAGCGTTTTCAGTGTGTACGCAAATCATGGTCGCTTTTGTTTGAAAACCCTCCTTTTATGAACATTCTTCGCAATCATTTTACATCTAATAAGCATTCTGATTATGGTGATACATTTCTCTTCCTAACTGCGGCTGATCCGCCTCTTACCTATGGCGCATTCTATTTGCTCTCCGATGAGAAATTTGAGAATGGAATCAAATTCCAACTGCCACCCCCATTTCAAGAGGATGACACTTCACTTTATATTTTAAGTTCAGTTTGTATTAATGGTATTTTCTGCATTGGCCAAAATACTAGTAGAGGACGGGTCAATTCCTTCCGTGCTGTATTATGGAATCCAGCTACCTCCGATTTTATGCTTATTCCTTCTAGTCCTGATGAGAATGTACCACCATATCGGAGTCCgtattttgattttaatggatttgGTTATGATCATGTCAGAGATGACTATAAGTTAATTCGATATATATCTTTTTTTCCTGTAACTGACGAAGATGAAGATATGCCGTTGGAAGATAAATCGTATGAACCCTTGTTGGAGATATATAGTCTTAGAAGTAACTCTTGGAGGATACTCGAGATCGATATGCTTGATATTCGTGATTTTTATTATACTCATCCGCGGACCGGAGTCTACTTGGATGGAGTTTGTCATTGGTTGGGTACTAAAGATTTGTATGAGATTGAAGGTTGTTTGGTGTCATTTGACTTGAGCAATGAGGTGTTGTTTGTGACACCTATACTATTAGACATCGAAGAAATATGTGATTCGACATGTGATTCGGTATGTATACAGAGACACTTAGTGGTGTTAAACGAGTCGGTTGCTTTGATCTCAAGTTGTTTAAAAACTACTACTTTTCACATTTTAATTTTGGGTGAACTCGGCGTAAAGGAATCATGGATCAAACTCTTTATTGTTGGGCCCGCACCTTCCATGGAATACCCCATTGGAGTAGGGAAGAAGGGTGACATTTGCTTCAAACAAGAAAACAATGAGCTAGTTTGGCTTGATTTAAGCACCATGATAACTACAATGATTGGTGTTAAGGGAGTGATATATGGTTGTCAGACAGGAATTTATAAGGAAAGCCTTCTTTCAATTGGAGGATTTAATAGTTAg